The genomic segment GCGATGATCCGCGCCGCCGGGCTCGCCGCCGGCACCGGCTTGGGCGCCGGCGGTGTCGAGTCTGGCGGATTCTGGGAGGCGAAGACCCGCACTGCTCTGCAGTCGCTCCTTCACGCGGCCGCACTCGCGCATCGACCACCCGGCGAACTCTTCCGCTGGACACTCGACCCCGCAGCCGCATCCGACGCGGTCGCGATACTGATCAACGACTCGCGCGCGGCGACCGGGTGGGCGGACTCACTGCAAGCGATGCTCGAGTCCGATCCCCGAACCCGAGACTCCATCTGGCAGGGCGTCTCTCTCGCACTCGGAGCGCTCGCGGATCCCCGCGTTCTGGCCGCCGTGTCACCCGCCGAGGGCGAATCGTTCGACCCCGAGTCCTTCCTCCGCAGCAACGGCACCCTGTACCTTCTCGCCACCGGCGCCGGCGCCAACAACTCCGCCGCCCTTGTCGCCGCGTTCGTCGAGGATGTCGTCGAATCGGCGCGCCGGATCGCGGCCCGCAATCCCGGAGCACGGCTTGATCCTCCGCTCCTGCTCGCGCTCGACGAGATCGGAAACCTCGCCCCGCTTCCCTCACTGCCAACACTCATGGCTGAAGGCGGCGGCACCGGAATCACCACGATGCCGGTGCTCCAATCGCTGACCCAAGCACGCTCGAAGTGGAGCGACAACGCCGCCGGCGCAATTTGGGATGCCTCGATCGTGAAGGTCATCCTCGGTGGGGCGTCCAACTCCCGCGACCTCCAGGACCTGTCCACGCTTATCGGCGAGCGTGACGAGACCACAGACTCGGTGACCGTCGGCGACCGCGGCTCCCGATCCTCGCAACGCTCCATCCGCCGCGTCGCGATCATGCCGCCTGACGTCATCCGCACCTTGCCCTTCGGCACCGGCCTCGTGATGTTCCGCGCAGCACCACCCATCGTGACGCGACTGCGGACGTGGACCTCGCGCCGCGATGCCAAGGCGCTGCTCGCCGACCGATCGGGCCTGGAGACGCTCCTACAACAGCATCCGGTACTCATCGCGGATCCCGCTCCGGCCGAGGATGATCCGACGGAGTGGGGGTAGTCTCCACGGACCCAGCAGTTGGGTCCGTGCTGCGCGCCCGACACGATGCACCTCATCGGATGGCACGACATGCACACCTTCTCGGTAGAGCGGACTTACCAGTTCGCCCCTACTCAAGGATCAGTCCGATGGCTCTACACACCCAGCAGTCCATCTCCGGCTTCATCGCCTCGGAGCCGCAGCAGTCGATTACCGAGAACGGAGACACCCGTCTCTACGTCCGGATCGGTCAGCCGCACTTCCGTCGCAACGACGACGGCACCTTCACCGAGACGGAACCCACCTTCCACGACATGGTCGCCTACCGCGCCACCGCCGAACGAGCACTCGCCCTCCTCGCCAAAGGCGACAGCTTCATCGCAGAGGGATACACGCGCACCTACACCGCCGAGCGCGACGGGAAGGTCGTCGAAGCAGAGGAATTCGTCGCAAAGAAGCTCGGACACGACCTCGCCCGCACGAACTACGCCGTCGACCGCAGTCGCCGGTTCACCGCGGCCGAACGGGAAGCGCCGACCCGTCCCGTATCTCCGAGCGGGTCGAAGGCTACTGCCGCAAGCGCGCTGGGGCTCTGACGATCGCAATGTCAGCCACATTCGGGGGCCTTGGCGACGGCGAACACGATCCGCAGGTCGACGGGGCGTCGTCGGACGAAATCGACGGGCCCACGAAGTCCGAACCGCCTCGCCCCGTGAACTGGAATCTGCTCACGGCCGAACAAGCAGAGGTCGAGTGGGTGGATCTCAACCGATGGGTGAACTGGTTGCGCCACACGTACGGGCTTCCGGCATCCGTTGTCCCTCCGTTCTGGCACCGGCATCCCGAACTGGTCTGGGAACTGTCCGCGCTGCACGTCCACTGGCTCTGCGCGTACGACCCCGAACAGCACGGATCCGCACCCATCGGCTGGCAACACGACTTCGCCGCCGCCCGCGACCGCCTGCACGAGTGGGTGAGTGTGTGCGGTACGCGGCTCGATAGGGATCGCCCGACACGGCAGACCTCATGGCCGGGTGAACCTCCTGCCGGCGCGATCGAGGACGTTGTCATTCCGGATCGTGACGAGGACTTCGTGCAGTTCGTCCTCAGCGACATCGAACGAAGACGCGAGGCAACTCGCCTCTTCTACTCCACGGTGGGGCAAGGTCATCCGGCCAATCCTGATCCGTAGTCAAGCGGGAACCGTCGTCGTCGGGCCCCTGCGGACACTGGCATCGCCGTGCTCGGTGCACATATTGGTGCACACATACGCGTCATCGACTTGGTCGTGCTGTCAGGCTCGCTGCTCGCGCGTGAAGCGACGGACCCATGGAGCAAAATCGCCCCGTTTGAGCACGACGTTTCACAACGTGCCCTGATGCCACTCGGCGCCCGCTGCTCATGCGCGAACGACTACCGGCGGAGACGGAGGGATTTGAAACTCGCCTTGAGAGTTCCGGGGGCTCGAGGTCGGAGAGACCGAATCGCAACCGTTCTGGACCACGTTCCTCCGCTCGTTGAAGGCCCGCGGCCTCGGCGGAGTGAAGCTCGTGATCAGCGACGCACACCGGGCTGATCGCTGCGGTCGACACCGTGTTCGCCGGCGCCAGTTGGCAGAGATGCCGGGTGCTTTTCATGCGGAATGTGCTCACCCCCTACCGAAAGCGGCCGGTCCGATGGTCGCGTCGATCATCCGCACGATCTTCGCGCAACCCGATACCGAGCACGTGTTCGCCCAGTTCCACGAAGTCGTCCGGATGCTCACCGGGTCGCACCCGAAAGTCGCGGACATGCTCGAGGACGCCAAGGACGACCTGCTCGGCGTTCTGCCAGTTCCCGTTCCAGCACTGGCGTCAGATCTGGTCCACGAACCCGCTGGAACGGGTGAACAAGGAGATCAAACGACGCACCGACGTGGTCGGCACGTGCCCCAACCCGGCCGCGCTGCTGCGCCTGGCCGGTCACGTCCTGCTTGAGCAGCACGACGAATGGGACGGCGCGGACCGCCGCTACTTCAGCGAGCAGTCCATGGCGCTGCTGCACTCCGACACCGAGGAGGTGAGCATCCCCGGAACTGACCGCGGCATAGTCAGAACAGCTGACCCGCACGGGGTCGAGAAACTCCACCAACCAGCGCGCCGTGACGGTCACCGTTGCTTCGTTCAGGTTTCCACTAACGGATGAGTATGCGGGACTTGGTGTCGTTGGGCCGGATCTGTAGCTTGCGCCCGTTGCCGGCTCGGAACATCTCCAGCGCCTCGGCGTACTGATCGAGCGTGAAGGAGTGGCTGATCATCGCGGTCGCGTTGATGGCGCCGGCTTCGAAGAGCTCGACCGCGCGACCGAATGAGTTGTGCACAGCCATCGATCCGACGATCGTCACCTCGTCGCGATACACCCGGAACGGCGAGAACTGCGCGGTGCGATCCGCCGGGGCGACGCCGAAGTCCTGGAAGTACCCGGCCGGCTTGACCCGGCTGAGCGCGTCTTCGATCGCGCGGATGTTTCCGGTGCAGTCGATCACGACGTCCCACTGCGCACGATCGGCGTCATCCGCCGAGGTGTGGCGCAGCTCGATCCCGCACTCCGCCGCCGTCCGGAGCCGGTCCTGGTTGAGATCGACGATCGTCACCGACGCGGCGCCGGCGCGCGTGGCGAGTTGTGCCATGAGCAGGCCCATCGTGCCCGAGCCGTAGACGAGGACGTGGTCGCCGAGGCGGCGGGGCAGCACGTCCCACCCTCGGATGGCGCACGCGAGCGGCTCGATGAGCGCGGCTTCGTACAGATCCGTCTCGGGCTTCAGCTTGTAGACGTTGCGCACCGGAGCCGTGAACAACTGCTGCGAAGCGCCGTCGGAGGCGACGACGCCGAGTCCGTCCCAGAACCTGCACAGGTTCTGATGACCGTTCAGGCAGTATTCGCAGTCGCCGCAGACGTTGCTGGGGTTGACGACGACGTGATCACCCACCTGAAGGTCCGCGACGCCGCCGGCAGCCCCTTCGCCGAGGGCGCGAACGACGCCCGTTGCCTCGTGACCGGGCACCAGCGGGAAGATAGTTCCCTCGAACTCGCCGTCCAGCACGTGGACGTCCG from the Microbacterium atlanticum genome contains:
- a CDS encoding single-stranded DNA-binding protein produces the protein MALHTQQSISGFIASEPQQSITENGDTRLYVRIGQPHFRRNDDGTFTETEPTFHDMVAYRATAERALALLAKGDSFIAEGYTRTYTAERDGKVVEAEEFVAKKLGHDLARTNYAVDRSRRFTAAEREAPTRPVSPSGSKATAASALGL
- a CDS encoding type IV secretory system conjugative DNA transfer family protein, which codes for MTGLTQPAGGIAAGLAVLLNPSDPSAALEASGLDPVVYWVCAGLLITMAVGASILIWRVVRGRTLRTVDPHRIEGIAGRADVAKAASRTALMHRAAHLRPSMTNAKATDVGYLIGHAPSAAIWASVEDSILVIGPPRSGKGAHIVINAILDAPGAVVTTSTRPDNLTATLRARERLGPVAVFDPQQLADGVPAGLRWSPIRGCENPLTAMIRAAGLAAGTGLGAGGVESGGFWEAKTRTALQSLLHAAALAHRPPGELFRWTLDPAAASDAVAILINDSRAATGWADSLQAMLESDPRTRDSIWQGVSLALGALADPRVLAAVSPAEGESFDPESFLRSNGTLYLLATGAGANNSAALVAAFVEDVVESARRIAARNPGARLDPPLLLALDEIGNLAPLPSLPTLMAEGGGTGITTMPVLQSLTQARSKWSDNAAGAIWDASIVKVILGGASNSRDLQDLSTLIGERDETTDSVTVGDRGSRSSQRSIRRVAIMPPDVIRTLPFGTGLVMFRAAPPIVTRLRTWTSRRDAKALLADRSGLETLLQQHPVLIADPAPAEDDPTEWG
- a CDS encoding transposase produces the protein MFAGASWQRCRVLFMRNVLTPYRKRPVRWSRRSSARSSRNPIPSTCSPSSTKSSGCSPGRTRKSRTCSRTPRTTCSAFCQFPFQHWRQIWSTNPLERVNKEIKRRTDVVGTCPNPAALLRLAGHVLLEQHDEWDGADRRYFSEQSMALLHSDTEEVSIPGTDRGIVRTADPHGVEKLHQPARRDGHRCFVQVSTNG
- a CDS encoding zinc-dependent alcohol dehydrogenase family protein: MRAIVFGSKGELSVQDRPVPAPGYREVLIETAAVGICGTDVHVLDGEFEGTIFPLVPGHEATGVVRALGEGAAGGVADLQVGDHVVVNPSNVCGDCEYCLNGHQNLCRFWDGLGVVASDGASQQLFTAPVRNVYKLKPETDLYEAALIEPLACAIRGWDVLPRRLGDHVLVYGSGTMGLLMAQLATRAGAASVTIVDLNQDRLRTAAECGIELRHTSADDADRAQWDVVIDCTGNIRAIEDALSRVKPAGYFQDFGVAPADRTAQFSPFRVYRDEVTIVGSMAVHNSFGRAVELFEAGAINATAMISHSFTLDQYAEALEMFRAGNGRKLQIRPNDTKSRILIR